TACGCTTCTCAATATCTGGGTCCTGTTATAGAAGGATATTCTACAAGTTCGGCTGAAGTCGGGACCTCAGAGCAGGAGACTTCTGTTTTAGCTTTTGATTTTGGCACGTTTTATCGGACTGGTTTTCGAAGCCTGGTTTTTGGAATGTCTGTCAGGAATTTTTCACAGGAGATTAAGTTTTCACAAGAAGAATTTCAACTCCCCCTGATCTTTAGTATCGGATTTTCGGCCAATGTGATGGAGTTGCTACCGGTAGGAGCCAGGATGGAGGCATTAAAGGACTTGATGGTTACAATGGATGCGGTACATCCTCGTTCGTATCCGGAATATATTAAAACCGGTTTCGAATACCATTTTCGTAAAATGCTTGCCCTGCGTTTTGGTTATTATTCCAGAGTGGATGAACGCAGTTTTACCTATGGCATCGGCATAAAATTATCCAGATTTACGTTTGATTATGCGTACGTACCGTTTGGCGTTTTTGATAACGTACAGCGTTTAACATTAAAGTTTTCCTGGTAAATTAAGAAACAAATTTCATAAAGGGAGTTTTAGGATGAAAAATGTTTCAATAACTCTGCTTTTGTTGAGTGTGTTGATTCTCATAATGACGACCGGATGTAAAAAAGACCCGGAACCCAGTCTTTACGATCCTAATTATGTGAGCGGTCCTCAGCCGATCATAGAAAGAATGGATCCGCCTGATAGCAGTTATGCCGGCGTGGGGACGATAGATGTTTACGGCAAATATTTTATACCCAAAGAGCCTTATGAAGAATACAACCAGTTGTATTTTAATGAAGTAATGGCCGATATTTTGCAGATGACCGACTCTAAAATAACAATTGCCTCTCCGGCATATATCGGCGATTCGATTAAGGTGAAAATTGCCGTACGAGGTTCCGACAAATTTAGTGAGCCGGTTTATTACAAATTAAAGGCTGCGGTTGATACCACATTCGGTCGTCTGGACGATTTTAAACAAAAACGGATTGCATATGCCATTGCAACCGATAGTAAAGGCAATGTTTATGTTTCGACAAGAGTTGAAACAACCCCGCCCTTTGGTCAAATATTGCGCATCAATAAACAGGGGGAACCGACGATTTGGGTGGATAATACGGTATATCTGAAGGCTAATGCCATGAAGGTTGGGCCAAATAACAAGCTGTATGTGGCTTACGCGCTGGGACGTATTAAAGAAATTGCAACTATCGATCTGGCCGATAGCACATTACAGGAAACCTACACCAGGCTGGCAACCGTTCCTAATGACATTGACTTTGATCAGGATGGAAATTTGTGGGTGGCCGCGCAGACAGAATTGGTAAAGGTAAAACCTGATCGGTCAAAAGAGACTCTGGCAACATTTTCTTTGTTTTTGCAATCCATACGCGTACACGAAGAAGGCGGAACAACGTATATTTATCTGACCGGCCAAAACCTGGAGCAGAACGAACAAAAAGTATGGCGCTATCCGCTCAATGACGATGGCAGTATTGGCGCCGAAGAGATTATCTTAGATGCTGCGACGGATAGTTGGCTGGTTAAAGAAGATGGAAATCTGGTCGACATTAAGGCCATTACCTTTTCGGCCGATGGCAAAATGTACCTTGCCACGGACATGAGTCCGGATGCGTTAGTCATTTATGATATGACAACCAGGACTTATGATTTTCAATATCCCGGTTTAATTAAGCCTAAATTGCTTGCCCTTTCATGGTTTGGCAATATTATTTATGCGTCACAAACTAATTTTGGCGAAACCGATGCAAACGTATTACGGATTGACGTAGGAAAATCCGGGGCGCCATATTATGGAAGACAATAATTTTTAAGTGCTAATAACAACAGAAAGGGGGTGTTCTGTCGGAGTAATTTATTCACATATTTCAAGATATTTTACTAATGTTTAACCAAATTTTGAGGAGGGCTTTATGAGTGGCAAGCTTACTAAAGTCGCATTTGTAGTGGTTTTTACAATGTTCATGATGATGGGCAACTTATTTGCTCAGGATTTCGCCCGTAATGCAAATAAAGAAATCCCTGTCCCTGATGCGGATCTGAATACGGGCGGTCTTGGAAACATGGTTACGGGTATGGATTTTGATGGGGATGGTCGTACAGACGTTTTTGTAGTTAACCACAACTGGAATGACGCAGACAACGAGATGTTGGTTCGTATTTACAAATACGAATTTAACGGCACGGCATGGGAAGTTGTCTGGAAAGCCACCTATGATGTATGGAAACAAAATACCTGGCCGGCAATGACTTATGGCGACATTGACGGCGATGGCAAAGGCGAGATTTTTATAGGCCCTGTTAACTGGACAGACGCAACCAACAACCCCAATCCGCCGCGTTTGTTGGTCTATGAATCGGCCGGCGATGGTACGGATGTAATGGGTGTTCCTGATGGTAGCGGTAATTATCTGCCAAACTCCACTTCTACTATCACCACAGAAGACAATGTTAACTTACGTCCTTTCCGTTTTATCCTGAAAGATATTGATGAAGACGGCCAGCAAGAACTTATTTTTGCCGACCGTAGAGCGACTACCAGCGGTTGGTATTTTGGCGTGATGTCTGTAGATAATATTCCTGACAATGGCGACGGTTCCGAAACCTGGACGGTAGAAGTAAACGGTTTAGACCTTGGTTTAACCGGCGCAGAAAATAAATGGGACCTGGCTGTTTTAGGAAACACCATTTATCTGTTTGACGAAACGCGTTGCGATCGCGTCCGCTGGAACAGCGAAACCTCGCAATGGGAGTTATTGGCACCGCAGACTTCCGTATTAAAAGGCGCAGGCTCCTGGAAAAGCGCACAGGTGGTGGATATTGATGGCAATGCCGAAGAAGAAATACTGGTAGGTACCTGGTACACCACCGTTGAAGGCGGACACGGCATCTGGGTTTATCAATATGATGCGACCGGAGACTCTCTGGTTGGCACCAAAGTCGTAGATCTTTCTCCATGGATGACCAGCTATGGCGTTTATGGCGGCGCAGTTGGCGATATTGATCTAAATGGTAAGCTGGACTATGTCTTTGGTTCGCGCGATGCTTCTCCCAATGCAGCTATTTTCCGTGTTGAATATCAGGGCGCTCAGGATCAGGTTAATGATCCGGCTAACTGGACTGTAGAGGTAATCGATTCCAATTATGCTGATGGCGGTCGCTGGGGTATTCTTGGCCTGGCCAATGTGGACGACGAGCCCAGTTTAGAAGTGCTTTACACTTCCAGTGTTCCTGCCGGCGGTCTGTTTGGCGAAAGCCCGATGCCGATCGTTGTTTTGGATTACAACGGCCCGGTAGAAGTTGGCCCATGGCAAAAAGTTGATATTAACTACACCTATGAGGGTATTTTTGGCGATACTCTGGGCGCCAATCATGGTATCGTTGTAGATAACAATGACAATGTATGGGTTGGAAGCTGGGGCGCTGATGCTGTGGTTGTTTACAATCCGGATGGCGTTGAGATGTTCCGTGTAGATTCTATTTTAATTCAGGCGCCTGCAGGCAATGATACCACCGTTTATCTGGCATGGTGCCGCGGTCTGGCAAAAGATCCGGATGGCAACATTCTTTATGCTCAAACCGGGATCGTTGTTAAGCTCAATCCGGCCGATGGCTCGGTATTGGATTATGTTTACATTCCACCAAATGCAGGTGGTTCTACCAGCCCATTGAAACCGGCTGTTGATAGCGATGGCTACATTTATGTTGGTTATGTTGTAGGCGTAACTCCGGTTAATGTTATCGATCCAACGACATTTACCTTTACGCAAAGCATTACGCTCGATCCGCTGGCAGGCGGCTTTGCGCGCGGTATGGAAGTAAGCTCTGACGGTACCAAGATGATTCCGGGCAACCTGGATGCCGGCGTGCATAAATTGTACGTTTACGGAACAACAGACTATGTAAACTATCCGGTTGTTGACAGTGTTTACAAAGACAACCAGGGCGCGCCGATGTTGACCACGCAATCTGTAACACTGGATCGCTTCGGCGGCGACGAAATTTTCTGGGTATCCCAGGATAACAGTTACGGCGGCGGCGGGGCAGATCAGTTAGATAACGCCCTTGTAATGCTCAATTTCCACAACATGACTTACGGTTATGTTTGGATGCCGGATCCGGGCGCCAGCGGTTACACCGGCCCTCGTGGCGCGGCTCTGGCCAGCGATGGTCAAACATGTTACGTGGCTAACTGGAACGGCGGCGTGGTTTACAAATATAATATTTCTATTCCGACTGCTATTGAAAGAGATCATAAAGTGGTATCTGGCTACCAGTTAGAACAAAACTACCCGAACCCCTTCAATCCAGTTACGAACATTAAATTTTACCTGCCAAAGGCAGAAAAAGTAGAATTGACTGTTTACAACATGCTGGGTCAAAAGGTGGCCACGCTGGTTAATGAAAACCTGAACGCAGGTTACAAAACCGTTACGTTCGATGCCTCTAACCTGGCTTCTGGCGTGTACGTTTATGTGCTGAAAGCTGGCGATGTGAAATTAAGCAAGAAGATGACCTTGCTGAAATAATCAATCTCCTCTTACCGGCCTTAGTCATTCGGGCATCCAACCCTTTGTGGTTGGATGCCTTTTTAATAATAATGATTTCTTTTAAAATTTATGAATATTTTCTTCTTTAATCGTCGTAAAATGATTGAAGAAGAAAATGTTTGTGAGCGCGTGCAAAGCAAATTTTTAAGAAAGACGTAAATTGTATTTAAAAGAAATTCTAAAAAAACCAAGGAACAGGAGAGTTTTCTTGAAAGTTTTAACCGTTATTAGTTTGTCTGTTTTGATCTTTTATCAGTGTGTCATGGCCTTAAGCAATCCGCCCAAAAGAGAGTTCAGAGCGGCCTGGATTGCATCGGTGGCCAATATCGACTGGCCTAGCGGCGCGGGACAAAGTCCGGCCAAACAAAAAAATGACCTGATTGCCATGCTGGATGAATTGCAGGAAGCGGGATTAAATGCCGTACTGTTGCAAATTCGTCCCGAGTGCGACGCGCTTTACAACTCCAATTACGAGCCCTGGTCCTACTGGCTTACAGGAAGGCAAGGACGCGCCCCGGATCCGTACTATGATCCTTTACAATTTGCGATTGAAGAAGCGCATAAAAGAGGCATGGAGCTCCATGCCTGGTTTAATCCGTTTCGCGCAGAAAAAACCATTGGCGCTTATTCGTTGGCCTCGAATCATGTGGTGGTTCAACATCCGGATTGGATTTTAAGTTTTACGGAAACCGATTCCAAATTACGCATTTTAAATCCCGGAATCCCTGCCGTTCGGCAGCATATTACCAATGTGATCATGGATGTGGTGAATCGCTATGACGTGGACGGCGTGCATTTTGACGATTATTTTTATCCCTATCCGCCCAATCAAATTTCAAATACCAATAAAGATTACCAGACCTTCCTCACTTACAAACACGGCGACGCCTCCGACAACAACATCAATGACTGGCGCAGGGAGAATATTAATCTTTTAATGAAGATGGTTCATGATAGCATTCAGGCCGTTAAACCCTGGGTTAAATTTGGCGTAAGCCCTTTTGGTATTTATAAGAATGGCGTTCCTTATGGCATCGTGGGAATGGACGCCTACAGCGTGATCTATTGCGATCCGTTGGCCTGGTTAGATGACGGTTCCGTCGATTATTTGACCCCACAGCTCTACTGGAAAATTGGCGGAAGTCAGGACTTTAGCAAATTATTGACCTGGTGGGCCGACCAAACTTACAGCCGGGGGCGGCACCTTTATCCGGGGCATATCTTCGGAAGCAGTTTTTCGGTAAACGAATTGCCCAACCAGCTGGGATTGGTGCGCAACAATGGCAAGGCGCTGGGAGACATCTATTTTAGCGCCAAACACTTTGGTTACAATACGCTTGATTTTGCCAACAAAGTAAAAAATGATTATTACCGCTTTCCGGCGCTTGTGCCACAGATGGATTGGAAAGATCTAACACCGCCGGAGCCCCCGGTCGCTTTTTATTTTACACAAGCGGAAGCGGACGAACCGTTTCGTTTTCAATGGCAGGCGCCGATTGCTTCAGGAATTGACAGCGTTATACGCTTTGCTGTTTATCGTTTTGAACAGCAGCCGTCTGGCCAGACGCCGCCGACCGAAAGTTCCTACATC
This sequence is a window from Caldithrix abyssi DSM 13497. Protein-coding genes within it:
- a CDS encoding PorV/PorQ family protein, with the protein product MNLKKITFLILLVSLIHPLWAQKKLAQTGFQFLSVVPEARSAALANAMTTVSNNSSALWDNPAMLAEMSESFDLMITQNKWIADIKHNALSMAFKPSTGQYGVIGISLLIVDYGDVEGTIVANNEQGFLETGMIKPSAYSFGIGYAKALTNKFSVGAQIKYASQYLGPVIEGYSTSSAEVGTSEQETSVLAFDFGTFYRTGFRSLVFGMSVRNFSQEIKFSQEEFQLPLIFSIGFSANVMELLPVGARMEALKDLMVTMDAVHPRSYPEYIKTGFEYHFRKMLALRFGYYSRVDERSFTYGIGIKLSRFTFDYAYVPFGVFDNVQRLTLKFSW
- a CDS encoding FG-GAP-like repeat-containing protein translates to MSGKLTKVAFVVVFTMFMMMGNLFAQDFARNANKEIPVPDADLNTGGLGNMVTGMDFDGDGRTDVFVVNHNWNDADNEMLVRIYKYEFNGTAWEVVWKATYDVWKQNTWPAMTYGDIDGDGKGEIFIGPVNWTDATNNPNPPRLLVYESAGDGTDVMGVPDGSGNYLPNSTSTITTEDNVNLRPFRFILKDIDEDGQQELIFADRRATTSGWYFGVMSVDNIPDNGDGSETWTVEVNGLDLGLTGAENKWDLAVLGNTIYLFDETRCDRVRWNSETSQWELLAPQTSVLKGAGSWKSAQVVDIDGNAEEEILVGTWYTTVEGGHGIWVYQYDATGDSLVGTKVVDLSPWMTSYGVYGGAVGDIDLNGKLDYVFGSRDASPNAAIFRVEYQGAQDQVNDPANWTVEVIDSNYADGGRWGILGLANVDDEPSLEVLYTSSVPAGGLFGESPMPIVVLDYNGPVEVGPWQKVDINYTYEGIFGDTLGANHGIVVDNNDNVWVGSWGADAVVVYNPDGVEMFRVDSILIQAPAGNDTTVYLAWCRGLAKDPDGNILYAQTGIVVKLNPADGSVLDYVYIPPNAGGSTSPLKPAVDSDGYIYVGYVVGVTPVNVIDPTTFTFTQSITLDPLAGGFARGMEVSSDGTKMIPGNLDAGVHKLYVYGTTDYVNYPVVDSVYKDNQGAPMLTTQSVTLDRFGGDEIFWVSQDNSYGGGGADQLDNALVMLNFHNMTYGYVWMPDPGASGYTGPRGAALASDGQTCYVANWNGGVVYKYNISIPTAIERDHKVVSGYQLEQNYPNPFNPVTNIKFYLPKAEKVELTVYNMLGQKVATLVNENLNAGYKTVTFDASNLASGVYVYVLKAGDVKLSKKMTLLK
- a CDS encoding family 10 glycosylhydrolase gives rise to the protein MKVLTVISLSVLIFYQCVMALSNPPKREFRAAWIASVANIDWPSGAGQSPAKQKNDLIAMLDELQEAGLNAVLLQIRPECDALYNSNYEPWSYWLTGRQGRAPDPYYDPLQFAIEEAHKRGMELHAWFNPFRAEKTIGAYSLASNHVVVQHPDWILSFTETDSKLRILNPGIPAVRQHITNVIMDVVNRYDVDGVHFDDYFYPYPPNQISNTNKDYQTFLTYKHGDASDNNINDWRRENINLLMKMVHDSIQAVKPWVKFGVSPFGIYKNGVPYGIVGMDAYSVIYCDPLAWLDDGSVDYLTPQLYWKIGGSQDFSKLLTWWADQTYSRGRHLYPGHIFGSSFSVNELPNQLGLVRNNGKALGDIYFSAKHFGYNTLDFANKVKNDYYRFPALVPQMDWKDLTPPEPPVAFYFTQAEADEPFRFQWQAPIASGIDSVIRFAVYRFEQQPSGQTPPTESSYIYKIVGGQEFFPAYRGENYPEVFFALTAIDRNGNESALGPVLRITPPDMPLLAFPENGNTFMPDTIVLNWTVSPGASSFYLEISADSAFGEVDYVADGIKDDSLTITSLLGQTTYFWRVAAQNPAGQSDFSTIYHFTTAFPLPPLLASPADGESEVPLDTVLSWYKNDVATSYRIQLSQASTFVQELMTLDTVVTDTFLVVHNLEPFTRKWYYWRVKAFNEFGQSDWSETFMFRTVTSTYLADLFEGPVDFELKQNYPNPFNPTTSIEYVLPQAEKVTLNIYNVLGQKVITLVDAEQPAGTHRVIFNGQGLAAGVYIYRLQAGSFVQNRKMILIK